From Rhopalosiphum padi isolate XX-2018 chromosome 2, ASM2088224v1, whole genome shotgun sequence:
aaagaatataataatgaattccaCGGGCaagatactttaaattattatcaatataaacgtataagaaaataagaaaaaggAAAGTCAAAATCTACGATAAacgaatataacataattttaaattcagatACCAGTGCGCTTAccgattacaaatttaatacaattccaTAACGAACAGCTACAACATCATAGTTAATGGATTAATTTTGGGTAATAAAAAAACGATACTAAATATCGCTGCCTCATTTGTATGGTTTCCACATTGTAATAATGTGTAAGTAAAATGTTATGctgaaagttaaaaaaataagttgtgcTAAGTTTTGTGTTTGTTTTTCAATTGATCGTCAAATATTCAATGAGCAATGATCTTTGAAAATGTTACGTAGATTAAATGGAATATTATGAGCAAACGGTAAAATTGTTGTAAGGTTatcaaatataatcattatactaaaaattaataactagttGTACATCCTTTGATTTCGGAGTtacccataaaaaaaaaaaacgaattctaAATAGGGACTGCaatgtatgattaaaataattgtacgtaGTACCACGATaggttatttataatcataaatactaatatttaatggcagtagtatataaaatacaatgacgtaatgaaaataaaaaaaaattcttatggtttacaattttatattgtatgcaGTTTGAGATAAATTGGTGGCCCTGAAAAGGGCCTTTTTAAAGGGTGTACATCAATGAATCAAATTATTTGGAACTGGTGTACTTGGTCACAGCTTTTGTTCCTTCACTGACAGCGTGCTTGGCCAATTCACCGGGCAACAAAAGTCGGACGGCGGTTTGGATCTCCCGACTGGTGATGGTCGACCGCTTGTTGTAGTGTGCCAGACGACTGGACTCGGCGGCGATACGCTCGAACAAATCATTTACGAAACTGTTCATGATGCTCATTGCCTTAGAGGAGACACCGGTGTCGGGATGTACTTGCTTCAGCACTTTGTAGATGTAGATGGCATAGGATTCTTTCCTCTTTGGCTTGCGTTTCTTGTCGGACTTGGCGATGTTTTTTTGGGCCTTGCCGGACGACTTTTTCATTGCCTTTCCTGCGGATTTACCTCCTGGAGCCATAGctgataattttttgtaaactgTGGTTTTTTGACGATGAAACACTTCAGATACGAATGTTGTTGAAATACACAAAGCGACTGTATATATGAACAACCCAAGGAGATACGTCAAACAGCCATTGGCCAAATTCTAATAGGTATAACAGAACAAATAGGATCCACAGTGGTTAagtgttcaataaaaatagaagCTTCTCCGCgaaaaaacattattagaaTGATGATGAAAAACAACATCGTTTATTTGTAGTTGCATATCAAACGGAGTCTAGTAATATCGTCATAACAGTTCAAACTGTCCAATCGCAGCACTGTTTTCTACATTTTTGCTATATAAGGGTCCCTACCGATAGTTTTTATTCATCAGTTCATCATCACCATTCCGTTTGCAACTGTTGTTTTGTACTCACGTCCGTTACGCAACCAGTCACAGTCGGAAATTTTCGCTATATAGAATCTAGATTCACCAGCCATGGGAGGCCACAGAGGTGGTC
This genomic window contains:
- the LOC132922938 gene encoding histone H2B-like, with product MAPGGKSAGKAMKKSSGKAQKNIAKSDKKRKPKRKESYAIYIYKVLKQVHPDTGVSSKAMSIMNSFVNDLFERIAAESSRLAHYNKRSTITSREIQTAVRLLLPGELAKHAVSEGTKAVTKYTSSK